Genomic DNA from Paenibacillus borealis:
GATTTCCACCGCGAACAGCGGTATAATTTGAGAAATCTGGAGACAACAGCGGCCGGAAGTCCAAATATTCACCGCAGTGACGACTGAGCCTTACGTAATTTCTTAGGTGCATTTTATATATAAATAACGAATTCCATGCAGAGGATGTCCCGCGAATGATGCCTAAACTGAAGAAATACATGCCTTTCACTTATAAAATGATGATTCCCTACCTGCTGCTGGTCCTGCTGACCGATGTGTTCATCGGCTACATTTCTTATTCCATGCTGACAGATTCGAGAACGGAAATGGCCGAGTCCAATATCAAGACGGGAATGGAGCAGGCAAGGAACAATATCCGCTATCAGATGGATGAAATTCAGCGGATGTCGGACAACCTGTTCGGCAGCCAGCCGTTCCAGCGTGCGCTGGAGCTGAAGGGAACACCGTTTGAGATTTATCTGGCAATGATCGATGAGATCGTGCCCCAGATTACAGCACCGCTGCAGCTGTTCGGGAATAAGATCCGCTTCATGCTCTATACGCCGAACAGCGATATCCAGATTGTTTCCGGAGACAATCTGGAGGAGCCGATCTATGACAGCGACTACTATATTCTGTCTTTGGACGAGATCGCAGGCAGTGAATGGTACCAGTCGCTTAAGGATTCGAAGCGCGATAATCTATGGCTGCAGATCGATACCGACCAGAAGCTGGGCAATCTCTCGCATGTCCGCAGACTCGTTAACTTCAGCGATTACAAGACCTTGATCGGCTATGTACGCATTACGGTCTCCCTGGAGGATCTATTTGGCGGTTTTGATACCTTTCCCGTGGAAGAAGGAATTACCCTGCGGCTGGTAGAGGATACATCCGGAGCCATCCTGTTCCAGCGCGGAACGGCCGATTATAAGGGCGGACGGGAGAATTTTCTCAGTCTGCATGAGGAGATTCCCGGCAGCAATTTCGTCATTGAAGCCATGGTTCCGCAAAAGTATCTGACCCAGGATGCCGGCCGTCTGCGCAAAGTCATTATTGCAGTCTGTTCACTCAGCTTCCTGGTCATGACCTTGATCGGTTTCTTGGTGGCGCGTATCTCCG
This window encodes:
- a CDS encoding sensor histidine kinase — encoded protein: MMPKLKKYMPFTYKMMIPYLLLVLLTDVFIGYISYSMLTDSRTEMAESNIKTGMEQARNNIRYQMDEIQRMSDNLFGSQPFQRALELKGTPFEIYLAMIDEIVPQITAPLQLFGNKIRFMLYTPNSDIQIVSGDNLEEPIYDSDYYILSLDEIAGSEWYQSLKDSKRDNLWLQIDTDQKLGNLSHVRRLVNFSDYKTLIGYVRITVSLEDLFGGFDTFPVEEGITLRLVEDTSGAILFQRGTADYKGGRENFLSLHEEIPGSNFVIEAMVPQKYLTQDAGRLRKVIIAVCSLSFLVMTLIGFLVARISGRKMSRIVGLVRSFQEGNFQKRIRFSGNDEFVQIADSFNDMAANIQGLINSVYVQGIQKKQAELEALQAQINPHFLYNTLSTISSLANLGEIGKVTEMVQGLSRFYRLTLNQGNVYIELEKELEQVATYLEIQRVKYADAFTLYVDVDEEIMQMQVIKLVLQPFVENIFKHAWFGESIAIRLTGRRVGSNIELKIIDNGIGMRPEVVKRMMQGKGQSGGYGVKNVNERIKLRYGDAYGVTIASFYGGGTTVQLLLPAGLQDHEDL